The following proteins are co-located in the Cupriavidus pauculus genome:
- a CDS encoding sigma-54 interaction domain-containing protein, translated as MKLYNPTPATSAVSFAGLIERIEILRSTLRWSSRLERPDIEKLLKQATTLRDEVMGLSHKERFVAAATAAGEPQAAEVEPVEMSARERRQALMERSFIFEGTFGDNPKLLEALEIAEKAAPTDLPVLIDGESGTGKELMAKVIHANGVRNDKPFISVNCGAIPDSLLESELFGHKKGAFTGAANDRRGKFESAHTGTIFLDEIGELPLTGQVKLLRVLEAHEIQRVGSDEVIAVDTRIVAATNKDLRRMSQEGTFREDLFYRLSVIHVTLPALRERRDEIPLLVAYFGDEAAGQLKRRPIKLTPRLRDFLLHYGYPGNIRELRNLMYRLSCLAGDTADFAHLPQDIRPRPAGLQAVAAAPGGKATITDLSTATSLSEAKRAASDEAERAFLERGLQEVGGTVAELARRFDMNRSHIQMLLKKHGIHSKDFRNSNRQAEGK; from the coding sequence ATGAAGTTATACAACCCCACCCCTGCCACGTCCGCGGTGTCGTTTGCGGGCCTGATCGAACGGATCGAGATCCTGCGCTCGACGCTGCGCTGGTCGTCGCGGCTGGAGCGGCCCGACATCGAGAAGCTGCTCAAGCAGGCCACCACGCTGCGCGACGAGGTGATGGGCCTGTCGCACAAGGAGCGCTTTGTGGCGGCCGCCACGGCCGCCGGCGAGCCGCAGGCGGCCGAGGTGGAGCCCGTGGAGATGTCGGCGCGGGAGCGGCGCCAGGCGCTGATGGAGCGCAGCTTCATCTTCGAGGGCACGTTCGGCGACAACCCCAAGCTGCTGGAGGCGCTGGAGATTGCCGAGAAGGCGGCGCCCACGGACCTGCCGGTGCTGATCGACGGCGAGAGCGGCACCGGCAAGGAGCTGATGGCCAAGGTGATCCACGCCAACGGGGTGCGCAACGACAAGCCGTTCATCTCGGTCAACTGCGGCGCCATTCCGGACAGCCTGCTGGAATCGGAACTGTTCGGCCACAAGAAGGGCGCCTTCACCGGCGCGGCCAACGATCGCCGGGGCAAGTTCGAGAGCGCCCACACCGGCACGATCTTCCTGGACGAGATTGGCGAGCTGCCGCTGACCGGACAGGTCAAGCTGCTGCGGGTGCTGGAGGCGCACGAGATCCAGCGCGTGGGGTCGGACGAGGTGATTGCCGTCGACACGCGCATCGTGGCGGCCACGAACAAGGACCTGCGCCGGATGAGCCAGGAAGGCACGTTCCGCGAGGACCTGTTCTACCGGCTCAGCGTGATCCACGTGACGCTGCCCGCGCTGCGCGAGCGGCGCGACGAGATTCCGCTGCTGGTGGCGTACTTCGGCGACGAGGCGGCCGGGCAGCTCAAGCGGCGGCCCATCAAGCTGACGCCGCGGCTGCGCGACTTCCTGCTGCACTACGGCTATCCGGGCAACATCCGCGAACTGCGCAACCTGATGTACCGGCTGTCGTGCCTGGCCGGCGATACGGCGGACTTTGCCCACCTGCCGCAGGACATCCGCCCGAGACCGGCCGGCCTGCAGGCCGTGGCGGCGGCCCCGGGCGGCAAGGCGACGATCACCGATCTGAGCACGGCCACATCGCTCAGCGAAGCCAAGCGCGCGGCCAGCGACGAGGCCGAGCGGGCATTCCTGGAACGCGGGCTGCAGGAAGTGGGCGGCACCGTGGCCGAACTGGCGCGTCGCTTCGACATGAACCGGTCGCACATTCAGATGCTGCTGAAGAAGCACGGCATCCACTCGAAGGACTTCCGGAACAGCAACCGGCAAGCGGAGGGGAAATAA